The Natranaeroarchaeum aerophilus DNA window CTCGCCTATCTTCTGGTAAATCGGTAGCCTCGGCACTCATGACTCATAATCTATCCATAGTGAATGTATACAACACGCCTTTAGGATCCGCTCGTTTCGTTACTGCTCGTCCAGCATCCGGATCCCACGCTCCACGACCGCCTCGGTCACGAAGAGACTCGTTTCACGCTGGAGTGCTCGCATCCGAGATACCGCCTCGTCTCTATCGAGTAATCCCCGAGAGTAACCGAGCGCAATTATGCCGATGGTGCCGTGTACTTCGACACCCGCGTCGGACGCTGCCTTTCGGGCGGCGAGGTCGTCGCTCAGGAGAACGACTCCCCGCTCTTTTGCGACCGCAATCGCGGCGCGTTCTCCGGCATCCAGTTCTTCAGCTTCAATTCGGCGTTCGTCGGCTTCAACGAGTCCGTACGAGAGGTCGGCTAACCCGTTCGGAACACCACCGGCTTTGACCTCCCTGTACACCGTCTCTGGAACGAGGAGTGTGTCAAACGTCGAGAGGAGTTCGAGCGAGTCGATTTCGGCGAGGTGAATGAGCGGTCCTGCATCCGAGACAGCCACGAGCGTCACGCGTTCAGGCCCCAGTCGACGTCTTCCTCGATGACCTCGCGCTCTCGGTCCGCTCGCTCGACTTTCGTTCGACCGACGCGCTCGATGGCCTCCTTGCGGTCAAGTTCGTCGTCGAGGTACTGTGTGAGCACGAGGTCCTCCCACAGGTCTTCTAGCCCGCGTTCGAGTGCCTGTTCGAACACTTCTGACTCTGGAAGGCCGCGAGCCTCCGCGATTTCTCGTACCCGGTCGGAAATTTCGGCGGCCATACAGTACGATTGCTCGGCAACGTTCATAAATCCGTGTCTGCCTACTCGGCGAGAGCCTGACCGGGGCCTATTGAGATCGCGATGGGAAACAACCCTCGGGAAATCGAGCACGTAGAGAAACACCTAACAAAGTTTGACACAGTGTGGATCGTCTGCCCGAGCAACGATGTCTGTGATGGACTGACGCAACGACTCAAAAAAGGGGTTACTGAGCGATTCGATAGTATTCCGGGTATTTCCGGACTTCAACAATGCTGATATCCCGCCGAGATAGGATTTTCCGGGCATCGGAATCTACTGTTCTATCTTTAAACAGCGAGAGCATCCTGCCGTTCACACCGGGCGAGAATGTCATGCGACTTACGGCTGTGAATGGGGATACACTACCGAACAGAACCCTGATAGTCTAATCAAAGAAATAAGACAACCTACTCTTCTTGGAAACATGGATCAAGACATATTTGACCTGTTTAGTGAAAGACACTCTGAGGAAGAGCAAATAGGTCTAAGAAAAAGCTACACAAGTCAAGGATTCGTAGAACAAATGGACAACTGGGGTAACCAACCCAATGAAGGATCACTGATAAGCTAGCCTTTTCCCTATATTCTACTCCAGTAACTGTTCCAAACCTTCGAAATCGGGATTTTCCCGTACTTCGCTGAAAGTATCTCTACCGTTATTCCAGTCAGCAAGCAAAGTAGGCTGTCTTGGTGTTCCAAACACGCCTACATGTCTGCCTGTTTCATTGTAATGATCTCCTGCAACTTTAACAGGGTTGAAAATCTCGTCTCTCTCCCCGTTATCCCGAATCATTTCCAAACCGATCGAACCATAGTTATCGGAGATAGTTACGTCTCTTGTTGATGGTCCAGACGCCGGGACGACTTGACTTAAAAAGAAGACGTCTTGTCTACGAGTTTTTATGAAGTATTTTACTTCTTCCATTTCTCCCCGTTCAAACTCTCCGAGAATCGATACATAGTCCGGGTTTGATATCCCGTCAACCATATCGATTCTTTCTATATCTTCTATGTGCGCTACTTCTGATCCTATTGTTTCGTGGTGGTACCAGTCGCTGTCAAGGTGTATAGCTTTAGATCCATGGTTGGTCCCCCCAGTGTCTGCTGTGTCGTCGTGAGGATTGTTAAAACCATTTGCGTGTACTTGGTCTGGTTCAAAATCAGTGTAGTTATGTATTATCTGTTCTTCTGTAGCTGCCTGTACCTGTGCATGACCCGAATGTCTACCTATTTCAGCTCTAACATGTCTGCCTACCATATCTATTAACTGGTTTTTTCCTTCTTTTGTAGTGGTGTCTATTTCTTCTATTTCTTTTGGGTTGAAATTTTCTACTACCTCTTCTCTGGCGCGGTCTCTTACTGCTTGCTGTCTTTTCCGTTCGAACCAGTCGGTCTCCAGATTGTGGTTGTCGAAGCTGTACGGTGTTTCGTGTTCTGTTATTTTTTGGTTGTCTACGTATGCTTCGATAAGATAGCTGGTTGGTAGTTTTTTTGTAACGTCTATCTGTTCTGTTGTGGTGTCGCTGTTTTTTTCTGTTTCTATGGTTAATGTGTTGGTTCCCGGTTCGAGCTGTGTGCATGCAATTTTTTGGAGGCTGTCTTCTGTGTCGTGTTCGAGCTGTCCGTTTGAACCTATTATTCTTATGTTGTCGGGTTCGACTTTTTCTTGGTTTTCGTAAAGGTTTATCCCGAGTTTGATGTAGTCTTGGTCTCTTACTGTGTCTTCCGTGTGTTCCCAGTTTTTAAGATCTGTGAGATCTGTTTCTGTGTTTTCCGGTTCTATCTCGATTTTGTATTCTGTGGTTTCTGTACTGTTTTCGTTTCTGTCTGGTAGATTTGTGCATCCAGCTAAACCGCCAGCTGTTGCTGTGGTAGTTGCCAATAGGAATTTCCGGCGTGAGTGAACCTCTTGGCTCATAGACAGTTGTTACTACCGAATTGGTAGTCCATGTTTCAAATAATTACCGGCAAGTGAACACAACCGGTCCAACGAAATCTACTGAGATCGAGCCCACAGAACTATTTAACTATCAAACACCAACTCTCCCTTGAAAATCCAAACGAAACGAGGAGAGTGAAAGAGGACTTGAAAAACGGCCTTTCAACCGTTTATACCATGGACGGATCGGCCATCAAACCAACAGTCACTGCCCGTATATTCGCACTTAGGAGAAGCGGCCTCGGCACTCATAGGGCTCGTCACAACCAGTTGCCGAGACTGGCTCGGAGCGAGTGCGTCGTCATCGGCCAGCCGACGCTACAGGGGGCGCGTGCAAGGCGGTTTCGGAAGGCGTCCCGCCGGACGGCTCACTCCCCCAGCGTGTACATGACCCAGCTCCGGGCCGGAACGGTTACCTCGACTGCCCCGCCCTCGACGACGTCGACGCTCGGCTGATGACCAGTGTAGTCCACGAGCGTCGTCCCCTCGTCCCAGGACGTCTCGACCGTGTACGTCTGGCGACGTCGGGAGACGTTGATCCCCGCAAGCAGGTTCTCCTCGCGCTCGTAGAGGTAGGTGTCCTCGCTGACGTGTCGGTCGATCAGCGCGCCGCGGGCGAGTCGGTTCTTGACCTCGATGAGTCGCTGGGTGTCGGCGTCGAGATCGGCACCGATCGTCGTGCTGAACAGGTGGGGAGTGCCGGGATAGGAGAGAATGAAGGCGTTCGCGAGGGCCATCTCCTCGCCTTCCGGGCTGTCCGGGCCGACACCCGGTCCGGCGGTGTCGTGGTTCTGGGCGAACGTGACCGCGGCGTCGGGATCCTCGTAGACGACGCCGTTGCCGCCGTCCTGTGCGAGGCCGGTGAGGTCGTCCTCTTCGAAGGCGGTGACGATGTTGCTGTACAGCGGGAAATCGAAGGCGTTCATCCCCGTGTCGACGAACTCCATGAGGAAGTCGGTGTCTCCCTCGTCCCACATCTCGCCGACGCGCCAGAGGTCCAGCTCCTCACAGAGGGGATTGATCTCCTCGGCGAAGTACCACGGCCAGATGTGTGCGGCAGCGTCGAAGCGGATCCCGTCGATCCCGAACTCGGCGATCGTGGTCAGATACGCCTCGTGGGCCGCCTGTACCTCGGGATGGGAGACGTCGAGGTTCGGCAGTCCGAGCAACGACTCGTCGTACTGTTCGTTTTCGATCTCGCCGCGATAGTTGAACGCCGGCACCTCCGTGAAGTGCTCTTCCACCTCGAACTGGGGCCACTCCAGCTGGGTCGTTTCCGTCGGGTCGTCCGAGTCGCCCCACCGGTCCGCGGGCGCGGGGTCGGGGTTCGCAACGTGGTTCAGAACGGTGTCGACGATCACCTCGATCCCACGCTCGTGGGCGGCATCGACGAGCGACTGGAGTTCGGCCTCGGTCCCGAACACCGAGTCGAAATCGCGCAGATCGACCGGCTGGTAGCCAAGCGGGGGGTGTGGTTCGAGGTGGCCGAAGTCGGGATGCTCCGGTTCGTAAAACCCCTCCTGGTCCTCGGTCCCGAGATGCTGGAAGTCGAGCTTGCCGACCGCCGGCTGGGGGAGCCAGATGGCGTCGATCCCCGCCTCCGTGAGCATCGGTAAGTCCGCCTCGACGTCGGCCCACGGCGTGTGAAAGTACTGGTAGATGACTCCCTCCCCCTCCGCGTCGGTCGTGACGCTCGCCTCGATATCGGGAATATCTACGGCGTCCGGACCGCCGAAGTCGCTTCCGGGTGTTGCACAGCCAGCGGTTGACACACCGAACGCCGCGGCCGAGGCGGCCGCTGCGCCGCGAAGAAACTCGCGTCTCCCCGTTCGATCGTCCGCCAGCGAGTCATCAGTGGGATCTATCACGATGATCTACTACATCGTTATTTTGAGAGCGTATAGAATACCGGGTTCTCGTTCGAGTTCCTGATACAGCGAACGATGTTCCAGCTACTGTTCGAGTGAGAAGACGCCGACGGTATCGACGCTGACCGTCTGACCATCCGCAGCCCCGTCGTCGACTGCGACGAGGTTCTCCGTGTCGACGGCCTCCGGAAGGTCGATCCGAACCGACTCGGATTCGAAGTTCACGACGACGAGCACCGTCTCGGGTCCGGACACGTCGGCTTCCTCACCGACCTCTCGCGTGAACGCCACTGCATCGACGTCCTCGTCAGTCGACTGGAGCGTCACGTCGGCATCGGGTCCGAGCACGTCGAGGTCGTGATACAGGTCAATCAGGGTCCTGTAGAACGCCAGATGCGCCTCGTCGTACTCGTTCCAGTTCATGAAGGCGCGCTGGCGACCGCCCGGCCGGACGTCCGCGTGGGCTTTGACGCTCCCGTCGTCGGTCCGGCCACGGTGGTCGTCCGGTTCGGAGACTCGCCCTTCGCCGTAGCGGCTGATCTGGCGTTCCTGTCCGTAGTAGAGCATCGGAAGCCCGGGCAGAGTGATGCAGGCGGCGAAAGCGGCGCGCTGCCCTTTCGCTGCCTCGTCCCACTCTTCGTCGGTAACCGCGTCGTGGTCGGGGTCCGCAAGGTCGACTGCGGTGCGGTTGAGCAGCCGTTGTTCGTCGTGATTTTCGACCGCGTTGATGACCCGCGAATGGTCGGGGATGCCGTGGTCCCGCCGGGTCAGGATGTCCTCGACGAGCCGGTCGGGATTGCTCGGATCGTCCGAGAAGTCGTACTGGTCGGCCATCCGCTGCTGGTTCTCGGTAAGTCCTTCGCCGTCTTCCAGCAGGTTCTGGGAGGTGTAGGTGAACCCGTACGAGTCGTAGTGCATGTCGAACTCGTTTTCCGAGAACTTCGGGTCGGTCGGGAGCGTCTCGTCAAGCATGAGGAACTCGCCATTATTCGCCCGCACGACTTCCCGGACGTCCTTCCAGAAACTGTGAGGGACGCCGTAGGCCACGTCACAGCGAAAGCCGTCGACACCGACTTCGCCCGACCAGAAGTCCGCGACTGCGAGGATATACTCGCGCATCGCGAGGTTCTCGTAGTTGATGTTTGGCATCCACTGCAGGTCGGCGAAGCCGGTCGCCCGCGGGGCGGCCTCGATCTGTGTACCGTCCTCGTCGTAGCGGGGCGAGTCCACTCGGTCCCACCAGTCGAAGTACTTCGAGTCCTCGTTCCAGGCCTCGACCGTGGCGCTGTCGCCTGCTTCGACAGATTGATCGCCCTCTGCAATAGTGTCGACGAACTGGTCGATCCAGCGCCCCGCGTGGTTGATCACGAGGTCGAAGAGGACGGCGATACCGTGGTCGTTACACGCCTCGACGAAGTCGGCGTAGGCTGCGACCGGATCGTCGTATCCCTCGGGAACGAGATCCTCGGCGATCCCGAGATAATCGAGCGTTCCGTAGCCGTGCGGGCCGCCCGGTGGCAGATCCATCTGCGCGCTCGTCGCGGGGACGACGGGGGTCACCCAGAGCACATCGACGCCCAGTTCGTCCAGATACTCGACGCCGCGTGCGCCGGTTTCTTCGTCCCCCTCGATCAGCGTCTCGAAGGTCGTTGCGCCGCGCTCGCCCGCCCACGACCGCGGGAAGATCTGATACATGACGGCGTCGTCGATCCACTCGGGTGGACGGTTCGGCAGGTATACGTCGCCATCGGGATCCAGTTCGATCGAGTCCTGCGCGCTCGCCACCTGGCCGTCGTAGGCGGCAGCGTGGACACGGGCCGACTCGTCACCCAGTGCGTCGAGCGAGACTGTTGCCGTCCGGGCGTCCGCACCGATCTCGATGTCTTCGGTTGCCAGCGCGTCCCGGTCGTCCGCGAGGAACTCGACCCGAACGTCGTCGGGATCGGCGTCGCTGGACGGCGCGAGCTGTGCGTTCGATTCGATCCGGAACTCCCCGGCATCGGCGTCGTACTCGCCGTCGAGTTCGATCCGGGGGAGGGGAGCGTCGGTTCCCTCGGGGAAGGCGTACAGCGTTAACTCGTGGTGCCCATCCGGCGCGTCGAGCCCGAGCACGTACTCGCCGGGCACGTCGGCCTCGAACTCCGCGGCGTGGTCGTAGCCCGCGTCGTAGCGCGGGATTTCGGTGTCGTCGGTCGCAAACGAAAGCACATCGCCGTCGCTGTCGGCGGGCGTCGAGACGACAGACCACTCGAACTCCCCGGGGTCGTAGTTGTCGGGATCGACCGAGAGATCGGTCAGGCGTGGCGCGAGGTTATCGCGGCCGCCGTGCTCGATGTCGACCTCGACGTCCAGTCCGTTCGTGTCGGCATCGATGACGAACACTGAGTCGTGAATTGGCTCGCCGACCTGTACAAACCGGGGGTGTCCGGGATGGGGCGAGTCGACGGGCGTCTGTGGATCGAACAAGGATGACATAGTTCGTCGTTTCTCACCCTGGGGACAATATCGCTTTGGTCTCGCAGTCGAAAGTATAATAAAACAAAAAACAGACGTATACAACGACGATACATGCCCCGTGACGACAGTGACAAAACGACCTCCATCGCGACGAAACTCGGATACTACCTCAGACGCGAGTATTTTTATACAACTCGCGAGTCGCCCTCTGACGGCCTACCGCTACTCGTGGACCTGATCGGATATACGGCTGTACTTGCGGTGTTTCTCGGCATTTCCTTCACCGTGTTTGCCACAATTGGTGCACCCGGACCCGGCATTATCAGTCTGATCCTCTACGTGCTACTGTGGCTGATGGTACAACTCGCGTTTCTCCACGTTGTCCTCTGGGTTGCCAGTAAACTCTGGCGGCTACTGAACGGATATCCGAAGGCTGCCAGCGCACAATGACTCCATAGTTCAGTCTTCGCCCTGCCGTTCCCGCATCCCCTGCCGGGTGAACTGCAGGCGGGCGCGGATCCCGCGGCCCTTGGTAAAGGAGCGGTAGAGGAGCGCCCCGACGACCAGCGTCGGAACGCTCGCGACCGCTGCAGCCTCCGGGGTCGAGAAGGCGTACAGCACGGCGACCGACAGCACCCCAGCGGCGACCACTAATCCGAGCACCAGCCGTTTCGCCAGTCGATCGAGCAGGTTACCCGAGTCCTCGATATCGGCGCGCAGATGGAAGTTCTCGCGCTCGATCCGGTCGAGCGCGTTCTCGGCTTTCGGCGGGACGTTCAACAGGGATCGGGCAGTACCCTGTAGCTCCTCGCCCGCCTCGGAGAGATAGCGACGCGCGGTCTCCTCGCGGTAGCCCTCTTCGGTGAGATAATCAGTGGCGATCGTGATGAAATCGAAGTCCGGATCAAGCGTGACACAGACACCCTCGACTACCGTTGCGACACGGAGCACGAGGGCGAGGTTTTTTGGCAGGCGAAAGGGGAACTCGTAGATCGAGTCCTCGATCTGTCCGACGATCTCCTGGACGCGATACGTTTCGATATCCTCTCCGCGGGCGTCGGCGATCGCCAGTTCGAGCGCGTCGGCCATCACCGCTCGGTCGGCGTCGGGCGAGAGCGTCCCGAGCTCGATCAGGACATCGAGAATGGCGTCGATGTCCTGATTCGCCACGGCGACGTAGAAATCGACGACTTTCTCCTGGACGAACGGGTCGACCTGCCCGCTCATTCCGAAGTCGTAGAAGACGATGGTGCCGTCCTCCTGTACCGCGAGGTTACCGGGATGCGGATCGGCGTGGAAGACGCCGTCGTCGATGATCATCTTGAGATAGGCTCGCTGGAGGGTCGTTGCGATCTCGGTCCGGTCGATCCCCTGCTCGTCGAGCCGATCGAGATCGTTGATCTTCGTCCCCGGAACGTATTCCATCGTGAGCACTTTGGGTCCCGAATGAGAGTCGATTACCGAGGGGATCCGCACGGAACTGTCGTCGGCGAAGTTACCCTTGATCTCTTCGAGCATCGCCGCCTCGCGCTGGTAGTTCATCTCCTCGCGGATCGTCTTGGCGAACTCTTCGGAGAGGTTTCGTAGCGAGAACGACCGGGCCTCGCCGACGAAGAACATCAGGATCGGCAGCGACCAGTTGATCACGCGCAGGTCGGCCTCGACCAGCGATTCGATGTTCGGTCGGCGGATCTTCACCGCGACGTCCTGTCCGTCGATCTCGGCGAGATGGACCTGTCCGAGGCTCGCACCACTGATCGAGTCGGTGTCGAACTCGTCGAACGTTTCGTCGACTGGTCCGAGCTCGTCCTCGATAACACGTTTCGCGTCGGCCCACTCGGCTGGTGGGACTTCGTCCTGTAGCTGGGAGAGGACCGTGATGTATTCCGGTGGAAGAATATCCGGCCGAGTCGAGAGCAACTGTCCGAGTTTGATAAAGGTCGGACCGAGTGTCAACAGCGACTCCAGCAGGTGCTCAGCACGTCGCTGGCGCGTCTTCCCATCGACCGAGCGGCCCCGACCGAACAGGAAGAACCGGTTCCGGTCGCGGGCGTACGCCAGCAAGAGCGGAAGGAACTGTCTCGCGACGACCAAAAACCGCCAGTAGGCACGGAGGTTTACCAGTGTCACCACCCCCGTCTACTCGTCATTGATGTCGATCGTCGTCTCGACCTCGGCTGTCGTCTTCGGCAGCGTGAGTTCGAGCACACCCCGGTCGATCGTCGCCGACCCATCCCGCCCCGTCGCGTCGGGTGGAAGCGGCAGTTCGGCGTCAAGAAACAGCGACCGATCCTCACGGAGATACTCGAACTCCCGTGGCAAGGCTTTCTCTCGGCGGGCCTCGATGATCAGTCGCCCGTCGGCAACCTGCAGATCGAGTGTGTCCGCGGTCACGCCGGGTAGATCGATCACCAGTAGATACTCCTCCTCGCTCTCCAGGAGATCGGCGAACACGGCGTCGGGCAGGTCCCGCAGAGCATCGCGCAGCGCTGACATGAGAGTGCCTTGGGAACGAGAAGCGAAAAAGGCGGTGGTCGCGGCACGACACTGGTTCACAGGAGTTCGGATGCGAGAACTATCCCCGGGACCAGCATAAACATGAGACCGAACACCGTTGCCGCGACCCCCGCTGCGAACTGTCGTTGTATCGAGTTCGACGCCGAGGCGTCCGCCACGTGAAACAACGGCGTCTCCGGCCCGTCGCCGATCGCGGCGTTGACCGTTCCGGTCGGTCCCTCGAACGGCCGGTCGTTGATCTGCCCGTACACGTGGACTGTATCACCCACATCGATCCGCCGCTCGACATAGCGGCGCTTGTCCCCCGTCGAGACGGTGATCGGCCCGATATCCGAACTGGCTCCCTCCCCGGGGTCGACATCGTCGATCGTCTCGAGGAACTCCGCGATCCGTCCCTCGGCAGTCTCGTCACGGCCGACGGTGATCCGATCGCCAGAAGTAAGCGAGAGGTCGGCGTCCTCGCTCTCGATCACTACCGACCCCGTCTCGTCCTCGACGAGAAACTGGACGCGTTCGTCGTCGGAGTGCATCGTTCGCCAGTTCGAGCCGTTATCGCTCGAGCGGTACCGCTGGACTTTGTACTCGTAGGCCAGACACTCGGTTCCGGTGAACGGTGCTGTAAGCGTCTCGTCGGCCGGGACTGCACTCGCTTCGAGTTCGGTTCGGCCAGTGCCGTGTGCGACCTCCATGACGTCGACGGGCTCGCTTCGCCAGAACAACACGGCACGGCGAAGCGCCCGGGCACCGACGAATACCGCGCCGACGCCGATGAGCATAAACACGCCAACGAACAGGAGTACCGGAATCGGAACGGTCCCAGGCATTGGTGGGGTGTCTCGTCGATCCGAAAAAGTTCTATCGGGTGTCGCCCGCTCGAAGGTGCCAGTCCGGGAACGTGGACACTCACACCACACCGAGCAGTGGCAGCGAGAACAGCGCCCCGGCGACACCGAACAACAGCACTGCTATCGAGAAGAACCGAAGAAACCGTTTGAGGCTGGATCGCGGGAGCCTCGTCGCCGACTGATCACTGAACACCAACCGGTCGTCGTCACTCGCCGTAATGAGTGGCGCTCCCTGACGGACGTCCACGGCTCCGTACGCCGTGACTGCATCCCCATCGTGGACGTGCCGCGTCTCGAACCGCTTCGCTTCCGCGTCGGTGTCCGACGTCGGTCTCGACCCGAGAAAGTCGGCGAGCTGGCGGGGCAACTCCGCCGGATCGGTGACCGATGTACGATGGGACCGACCTTCCAGCAGCAGCGTTGACGAACCGAACGGACTCGACTTGCTTGGCCCCCACCCGGAGCCTGAATCGGGAGGCGCTGCCTGTTTGTCGTGGCGTCGTTTCAGCCACTCGAAATCGACCATAATTTCGTCGCTCCCCGTATCGATGACCACGTCCCCATACTCCAGCCCGTAATCCGTGACCTGCCGTTGATTCTTTTTGCGACCGTTCCGTCGACGCCGTGGTCCTGACTCGCTGCGACCATGCAGTTCCCACGCATACGCGCCCACATCGCTCCCGTCGTCATCGACCGGCAACGTCACCGGGGTACGCACCCGCAGTTCACCGTCGATGATCGCCGTCTCACCGGAATCGTACGATATCTCGTCGATCGTTTTTGTTCCGGCCCGCGAAAAGGTCCGAAAGTTGCGGAAGGAGCCGACTGCGGGGTAGAGAAAGAGCAGGCCCATCACCCCAAAGAACAGCCCGATCACTATCGCTGCCAGCAGCCCCTCCATAAGATTCCTTTGTACTGAGCGTGCCTTATTTATTACGACTGAGATACTGTTCAGGAAATGGCGGGCGTGGACTACAGGACCGGTCCGCACGCGCGGTTTTTTGCCCGTCGGGCGATACTCACCTGTATGAGCGATACCGAGCCCGACCGCAAACAGTCGGGCTTCAAACGCCGGACCCCGGTCGAGGAGGCCAGAGAGCGACTGCGCGAGGCGACGACCCGGTGCGTCGGGACGATGGAGCTCCCGCTCACGCGGGCCGACGAGCGCGTCCTTGCGGAGTCGGTAAACGCAAACCGAAACGTCCCACACTACCGCCGGGCGGCGATGGACGGCTACGCCGTGCGCGCCGCGGATACCTTCGGGGCGAGCGAGCGCTCGCCGGAGCTCCTGCGCGTTACAGAGAGAGAGGCCGATCCCGCGCCGGGCGAGGCCGTTCGCGTGCACACCGGTAGTGAGGTCCCCGAGAGCTGTGACGCCGTGGTGATGATCGAGGACGTCGACGAGATCGGTGCCGAGCTGGAAGTCTTCGACGCGGTCGCCAGAGGGGAAAACGTCGCGCCGATCGGCGAGGACGTCGAGGCTGGACAGGCGCTGTACGAGCCGGGTCACCGACTGCGACCCTCGGATCTCGGCCTGCTGAAATCCCTCGCCGTCGACGAGGTCGAGGTGTACGATCAGCCGACGGTGGGGGTGATCCCGACCGGCGAGGAACTCGTCCAGCACGACCCCGACCCCGGAGAGATCATCGAGACCAACGGGCTGACGGTCTCACGGCTGGTCTCGCGGTGGGGCGGGCGCGCGGAGTACCGCAACGTCGTCACCGACGACCCCGAGAGCCTGCGAGCCGCGATTCAGCGCGACCTGACAAAGGATATCGTAGTGACCACTGGCGGCTCCTCGGTGGGCGAACGGGATCTCATCCCGGAGGTCGTCGACGACCTGGGGGAGGTGCTGGTCCACGGCGTCGGCCTCAAGCCCGGCCACCCGGTGGCGCTCGGCGTTGTCGAGGAGACGCCCGTGCTCATGCTGCCTGGCTACCCGGTCGCATGTATCGTCAACGCCGTGCAGTTCCTGCGCCCCGCGATGCACTGGGTGCAGGGACGCTCGCCGCCGCCACATCCCACACAGCAGGCCCGGTTGACCCGCAAGATCGCCAGCGAGCCCGGCACCAGGACGTTCGCCCGCGTCCGGACCGAGCAGGAGGGCAAAGAGCTGGTCGCGGAACCGACCCGCGCGAAGGGATC harbors:
- a CDS encoding molybdopterin molybdotransferase MoeA, which gives rise to MSDTEPDRKQSGFKRRTPVEEARERLREATTRCVGTMELPLTRADERVLAESVNANRNVPHYRRAAMDGYAVRAADTFGASERSPELLRVTEREADPAPGEAVRVHTGSEVPESCDAVVMIEDVDEIGAELEVFDAVARGENVAPIGEDVEAGQALYEPGHRLRPSDLGLLKSLAVDEVEVYDQPTVGVIPTGEELVQHDPDPGEIIETNGLTVSRLVSRWGGRAEYRNVVTDDPESLRAAIQRDLTKDIVVTTGGSSVGERDLIPEVVDDLGEVLVHGVGLKPGHPVALGVVEETPVLMLPGYPVACIVNAVQFLRPAMHWVQGRSPPPHPTQQARLTRKIASEPGTRTFARVRTEQEGKELVAEPTRAKGSGVLSSVALADGWVVVPEAREGIPEGETVEVQRWEWSA
- a CDS encoding alpha-amylase family glycosyl hydrolase, whose translation is MIDPTDDSLADDRTGRREFLRGAAAASAAAFGVSTAGCATPGSDFGGPDAVDIPDIEASVTTDAEGEGVIYQYFHTPWADVEADLPMLTEAGIDAIWLPQPAVGKLDFQHLGTEDQEGFYEPEHPDFGHLEPHPPLGYQPVDLRDFDSVFGTEAELQSLVDAAHERGIEVIVDTVLNHVANPDPAPADRWGDSDDPTETTQLEWPQFEVEEHFTEVPAFNYRGEIENEQYDESLLGLPNLDVSHPEVQAAHEAYLTTIAEFGIDGIRFDAAAHIWPWYFAEEINPLCEELDLWRVGEMWDEGDTDFLMEFVDTGMNAFDFPLYSNIVTAFEEDDLTGLAQDGGNGVVYEDPDAAVTFAQNHDTAGPGVGPDSPEGEEMALANAFILSYPGTPHLFSTTIGADLDADTQRLIEVKNRLARGALIDRHVSEDTYLYEREENLLAGINVSRRRQTYTVETSWDEGTTLVDYTGHQPSVDVVEGGAVEVTVPARSWVMYTLGE
- a CDS encoding alpha-amylase family glycosyl hydrolase, which codes for MSSLFDPQTPVDSPHPGHPRFVQVGEPIHDSVFVIDADTNGLDVEVDIEHGGRDNLAPRLTDLSVDPDNYDPGEFEWSVVSTPADSDGDVLSFATDDTEIPRYDAGYDHAAEFEADVPGEYVLGLDAPDGHHELTLYAFPEGTDAPLPRIELDGEYDADAGEFRIESNAQLAPSSDADPDDVRVEFLADDRDALATEDIEIGADARTATVSLDALGDESARVHAAAYDGQVASAQDSIELDPDGDVYLPNRPPEWIDDAVMYQIFPRSWAGERGATTFETLIEGDEETGARGVEYLDELGVDVLWVTPVVPATSAQMDLPPGGPHGYGTLDYLGIAEDLVPEGYDDPVAAYADFVEACNDHGIAVLFDLVINHAGRWIDQFVDTIAEGDQSVEAGDSATVEAWNEDSKYFDWWDRVDSPRYDEDGTQIEAAPRATGFADLQWMPNINYENLAMREYILAVADFWSGEVGVDGFRCDVAYGVPHSFWKDVREVVRANNGEFLMLDETLPTDPKFSENEFDMHYDSYGFTYTSQNLLEDGEGLTENQQRMADQYDFSDDPSNPDRLVEDILTRRDHGIPDHSRVINAVENHDEQRLLNRTAVDLADPDHDAVTDEEWDEAAKGQRAAFAACITLPGLPMLYYGQERQISRYGEGRVSEPDDHRGRTDDGSVKAHADVRPGGRQRAFMNWNEYDEAHLAFYRTLIDLYHDLDVLGPDADVTLQSTDEDVDAVAFTREVGEEADVSGPETVLVVVNFESESVRIDLPEAVDTENLVAVDDGAADGQTVSVDTVGVFSLEQ
- a CDS encoding nucleic acid-binding protein; translation: MTLVAVSDAGPLIHLAEIDSLELLSTFDTLLVPETVYREVKAGGVPNGLADLSYGLVEADERRIEAEELDAGERAAIAVAKERGVVLLSDDLAARKAASDAGVEVHGTIGIIALGYSRGLLDRDEAVSRMRALQRETSLFVTEAVVERGIRMLDEQ
- a CDS encoding Hsp20/alpha crystallin family protein, whose translation is MSALRDALRDLPDAVFADLLESEEEYLLVIDLPGVTADTLDLQVADGRLIIEARREKALPREFEYLREDRSLFLDAELPLPPDATGRDGSATIDRGVLELTLPKTTAEVETTIDINDE
- a CDS encoding ABC1 kinase family protein, which gives rise to MVTLVNLRAYWRFLVVARQFLPLLLAYARDRNRFFLFGRGRSVDGKTRQRRAEHLLESLLTLGPTFIKLGQLLSTRPDILPPEYITVLSQLQDEVPPAEWADAKRVIEDELGPVDETFDEFDTDSISGASLGQVHLAEIDGQDVAVKIRRPNIESLVEADLRVINWSLPILMFFVGEARSFSLRNLSEEFAKTIREEMNYQREAAMLEEIKGNFADDSSVRIPSVIDSHSGPKVLTMEYVPGTKINDLDRLDEQGIDRTEIATTLQRAYLKMIIDDGVFHADPHPGNLAVQEDGTIVFYDFGMSGQVDPFVQEKVVDFYVAVANQDIDAILDVLIELGTLSPDADRAVMADALELAIADARGEDIETYRVQEIVGQIEDSIYEFPFRLPKNLALVLRVATVVEGVCVTLDPDFDFITIATDYLTEEGYREETARRYLSEAGEELQGTARSLLNVPPKAENALDRIERENFHLRADIEDSGNLLDRLAKRLVLGLVVAAGVLSVAVLYAFSTPEAAAVASVPTLVVGALLYRSFTKGRGIRARLQFTRQGMRERQGED